The following proteins are encoded in a genomic region of Alnus glutinosa chromosome 8, dhAlnGlut1.1, whole genome shotgun sequence:
- the LOC133875868 gene encoding PAP-specific phosphatase HAL2-like: MESEKYSKELDVAVRVVHMACSLCQRVQEGLVSTSSDQVKSKDDDSLVTVADWSVQATVSWILSDIFGCQNVSIIAEEDVQTLSKADSADLLAAVVNTVNECLAEAPKYGLQRPDKVLGTSQILEAISRCNSTGGPTGRHWILDPVDGTLGFVRKDQYAIALALMEDGELVLGVLGCPNYPMKKEWLSYHHEYYQNMSLSSPPTSDSWEKGCVMYARRGSGKAWMQPLVRGPKKLEWPNSARLIRVSSINDPALATFCESVQNSNSNHSFTAGVAHTVGLRKQPLRVYSMVKYAAIAHGDAEIFMKFARSGYKEKIWDHAAGVVIVEEAGGVVTDAGGRPLEFSRGVYLEGLDRGIIACSGATLHGKIIGAVYASWDSSNL; this comes from the exons ATGGAGAGCGAGAAGTACTCCAAGGAACTGGATGTGGCCGTTAGAGTAGTCCACATGGCATGCTCTCTGTGTCAGAGAGTGCAAGAGGGGTTGGTTTCTACGAGCAGTGACCAGGTTAAATCCAAGGACGATGATTCTCTTGTAACTGTTGCAG ATTGGAGTGTCCAAGCAACTGTTAGCTGGATACTCTCAGACATCTTTGGGTGTCAGAATGTCTCCATTATTGCTGAAGAAGATGTCCAAACTCTTTCCAAGGCTGATTCAGCAGATTTGTTGGCAGCTGTGGTGAACACTGTGAATGAATGCTTGGCTGAAGCACCCAAGTATGGTCTTCAGAGACCAGACAAAGTCCTTGGAACTTCACAAATTCTAGAGGCCATCAGTCGATGCAACTCAACTGGGGGCCCCACTGGAAGACATTGGATACTTGATCCTGTTGATGGCACATTAGGGTTTGTACGTAAGGATCAGTATGCCATAGCTCTAGCCTTGATGGAGGATGGAGAACTTGTTCTTGGTGTTCTTGGATGTCCCAATTATCCCATGAAGAAAGAATGGTTAAGTTATCATCATGAATactatcaaaatatgtccctatCGTCTCCACCCACTTCTGATTCATGGGAAAAAGGATGTGTAATGTATGCAAGGAGAGGCAGTGGTAAGGCATGGATGCAACCATTAGTCCGTGGACCAAAGAAGCTTGAATGGCCAAACTCTGCTAGACTGATTCGTGTTTCATCTATTAATGATCCAGCATTGGCAACATTTTGTGAATCAgtgcagaattcaaattcaAACCATTCCTTCACAGCAGGAGTTGCTCACACCGTGGGGCTTAG AAAGCAGCCCTTGCGCGTCTACAGCATGGTGAAATATGCGGCCATAGCTCACGGAGATGCCGAGATATTCATGAAGTTTGCAAGATCTGGGTACAAAGAGAAGATATGGGATCATGCAGCAGGTGTTGTCATCGTAGAAGAGGCTGGTGGTGTGGTAACTGATGCTGGAGGGAGACCCTTGGAATTTTCAAGGGGAGTGTACTTAGAAGGTCTTGATCGGGGCATAATTGCTTGCTCTGGGGCCACATTGCATGGGAAAATCATTGGAGCTGTTTATGCTAGCTGGGATTCCTCTAATTTATGA